The nucleotide sequence ATCTTTTCAATTTTACCTTCTCTGTATTTGAATTCAATCTTTCTTCCCAGACTATCTATAATATAGTCTATTTCACGTCCTTTATATTCGAATTTAATTCTATTTTCACCTGTTCTGTCTATAATTTCTGTTATCATACCATTACCATTAAAATTATATACTGTTCCATCTTTTTTGATGATTGTGTATGATTGATCTTCCCAATTACCTCCAATATATTTACCAAAAATATCGAACCAATAACCTTCTAATTTTTGAACTTTTTCTGCTCTAAAATATTTTCCTTCTCGATAAGTAGCTGTAGCAGTAGCTTCACTCCCATCTTCACTACGATTCCAGGATATTTTACTGGCACTCCCATCTTCAAAATAAACAAAAGTTCCATCACTATTTACTTCTATCCAGGGTAGATTTATATTCCAGGCAACTCCAAAACTATCATATCCTTTAACTACTGCATTACTGTTAAAAGCTTTTTTTAATAACTCCATTGTCACTGTACTACTATTATATATTCTACCCAACTCTAGATTTAAGCCATTTCTTCCAGGTAGTGAAAGATCTATTCCAGTTAATGTAAGACTACCGCTGGATGGTGAAACATACTCCTGATTTTGTTTAAAGTATGATTTATATGGCGAAAGTCCCAGATCTTCATATGCTTCGGCACCAGGTGCATAATTCTGATTTACCTGTACGTTATAGATAGAAAAATGATCTGTCTTTGCTGATATCTTACCAGTTTCTAAATCAATACCTGCTCCCTCAAGTCTAATCCAATTACCTTCTGCTTCAGTATAGTAATATACATCTAGATCAAATGGAGTATATCCTTCAGGTATTAAATCAATATCAAAATCAAAAGTAACTGTTAATTCTTCTTCAAATTGAACATCTATCTTCTGCTCACCATCTACATCCTGAAACTGAAAGTGAACACTATCAGTAATTATAATATTTTCATTATCAGAGTTAGATTGTGATAAGCTTTGTATTTGTGATGTTTCTTCTGATTGCACACCTGTAATTTGAATAGAACCATCTTCTGGTATAGCTTCTACTGGTATACTCAACTCTACAGATTGATACTCCACACGAATAGGTTCTTTTTCTTCTACATTTGCAAGAGTCATATCATCTTCATCTACAACCTTTACCTCTTCAATAGTTATACCTGCTTCTATTGTAGATTCTTCTGTAATCTCATTTATATTTCCAGCTTTATCTACTACCTGTAGCCAATAAGAATATTCATGACCTAGATTTACATCTTTATCTCTGTATTCTAATATTTCTTCATTATCACCTAGAATAGTATCATTTACATCTATCACTAGATAATCCTCTTGATGCCATACAGGATCTCTATATAGATGATACTCTTTAATATTCTCTTGTTCTGGATACCTATCCCATCTTACCGCTGTATAATCTGAACCTGCTACCGCACGAAAATCATGAGCTACAGGTGGTGGAGTCGTATCTATATAGACATTAGCTTCAGCTTCTGTAATTAAACCAACATGGTTAACAGCTTTTATGATAATCTCGTGTACCCCATCTTCTTCAAAAGATAGTTGATAAGGACTGCTAACTTCATAGAAATCTTCTCCATTTATGGACAACTCGTAATGACTAATACCACTAATATTATCACTACTTTCAAAACTAATCATTACTTCATTTTGATTAGTCCAGCCTTCTGGCTCTACTTCAACTTCAAAGTCTACTGGTGGAATAGTATCAACAGTAAGGTTTAATTCTCTTATAGTCTCATTACCAGCTAGATCCACTGCTCTCATTGTAACAAGATGATTCCCATCATTAAAGAATAGCTCTTCTGCAAATCTAGAATTTATTAAATCTACAGGCTGACCATTAATAGTAAAAGAAACTGGATTTCTATCTAATACAGTTCCTTCAAAGAAAACCATATTACTAGAACTAAGCAAACTATCATATAAAAAAAGCAACATAGGCTCTAATGTATCTTTTATTACTTCTATCTCTTTTTCTATACTATTAATTTGATCTGATGCTTCAATTGTAATTATATTACTTCCTTCTCTTAAAAATTGACGGGTAGTGAAATTCATTCCATCTATATTAGCTTGAATTCCATTTACATATACCGATAACTGATCTCTTCCTGATACTATACCACTAATATCTATAATCACTTGATTTGTATGGGAAGCATCTTCTGGGTCTTGTATTTCCAGTTCAATCCCTGTACTATGTTTAATAATTTGAGTATAAAGTTTTCTCCGAGCTTGAACTAAGCCATCATTATCAAGTACTTGTCCTTCTAACTCTATAAGATTAAAACCTTCTTTTAAACTGAGTTCAGTACTAAATCGCTGATTACTAATATCCACCTGCTTATTATTAATATATAAACTATTTAAAGGTGGATATATACTACCACTAAGAATATAATTTGCTGCATCTGTATAAATAATATCATCATCTTGATCTAAAACAATTAATGACTCTTCTTCTATATAAATCTCTATTTCTTTTCTGCTTATACGACCTTCTTGATCAATAACTGCAGCTACAATTTTGTTATAAAAATTATTAGTTTCTATTAGATTAGTATCTATCCAAAAATAGTGTCCTCTTTTATATACATTTTGATTATTTATAAAGACCTCTGTATTGGGGTTATCTACATAGCCTATAATCCTATGATTACTAAATTCATAGTCAGATATACTTTGCTTATTTACTGGCGTTAGTATCTGAACATCTGCATTCCTATTAATAGTACTGTAAGCATTTATCTTTAACTCAGTAATATTAAAGATCAGAGGATTATAAACTAATAATCTATTTGCTTGGAAATTATCCCTAAAACAAAAACTTCTATTGCTGCTTTCACCTGCAAAAATTCTTAGCCATTGATTATTTTCATTTCTACTAAGTATAAAAATGGGGCTTTCTGTATCAGAATATATACATACTTCTTCTACAAATATTTCATTATTATCCCTTGTGTCTATTAATGAATACTCTGATATTTGAGGGTCAATATAATCTATACTAACTTTACTAGGATTAGCAAATATATTCCCTATAATATTAGCACCCATGTTCACACGAATATAAGCCTCTGGTGCATATAATCCCTTCTCTCTACCATCAAATAAGCTTCCACCAATTATGTTTATATTATTTCCTCCAGAGAGAATTTCACCACTTACCCGAGCACCATTTTCTAATACAATATCTCCTGATTTTACATATAAGAGTTGATTGGCAATTATACCTCCCCTTATATATAAATCTGCTTTTTCTGCATAAATACTTCCATTTACTCTAGCACCGTTATCAATATATATTTCTTCTGCCTGTGAATAGATTGTTCCAGAAAAGTTGTATTTTTCATCACTGGGAACTTCACTATCAAAACTTATCTTATTTCCACTATGATATAATATCAAATTCCCAACATCTGCGGAATTAATTCTACTCCCATAATTTATTTCCAAATCACCTTCCAAGTATAAATAAACAGTCTCTGAACCGATAATGGAAATATTAACATTTGAAGCAATATCTAATTCTTTTATCCTAAGAATTCTTTCTGAATACTCTGCATCAATAATTAGATCACTCTCAATAATCCTGTAATTCTTTCTCGATTAGTTATAAAAATCCTTCTTTTTCCTTAAAATTATTTACTTTTAAGCTAATTTACTTAAAAAAGATATCAGAAAAAGCCGCATTCTGTGACAGAATACGGCTTTAGCCTTAAAACATTTATCCACAAGATATTAAATTTTACTGTCCTTTCTTTTTTCTCTTCCATTCAACATAAACCCAATAGTGAAGATAAATCGCCAGAATTAGAAATATAGTAGTAACTATACTGCCTTCCAACCCAAAAGGACCTCCATTAATAAGTTGGTGACCAATTCGTTCAATCTCAAAAACAGTCGGGCCAAACTCTCCACCTGAAACTTCAAATCCATATATATGACCTTGAAAAAGATTCCATGTAAAGTGAATACCAATAGGAACCCATAAGCTACCAGTCACTTCCCTACTAACACCAAATAGAATCCCAGCAATGAACAATACTATAAGAGGAATGGGACTTTGTAATATATTGGGGTTAAATATATGAAGTAAGGCAAAAATAAGAGACCCAGCTATAATGGCTGCTTTTACTCCATATTTCTGTTTTATAAGACCTTGAATATAACCCCTGACTAACAATTCTTCAGAAATTGCTACTAATAAGAATAAAAGTACACCTATAGCTAGATTTTTCAATACTGCTAAATTAAATCCTACACTTAGTATTTGGATACCTCCCAATAGTAAGACAAATAAGAAAGGTATTGTTATTAAAAATATCCCCCAAAGTGAACCTTCGATTCCCTTATTTACTAAGTCATCATCTTTCCATCCAATTGACAAATTACTTCGTTTCTCAAATATTTTATAAACTATAAATATTCCAATTATCATAGCAAGATTACCTATAATTATATTTATAAACATTTCATTTTCTACACTAAGTTCCCTCCCAGCTTCACTCAGCTCAAATATAATTAAGCCAATAGGAATTCCAATAAGTAAAGATACCATTATACTGAAAAAATAAACTAAGACTAACTTAGCAATAATCCAGACAATATTTTTAAAATGTTCCACTTTACCACTCTCCTTATTTTCTATAGGAGAAAATTATCTGCCATATTAAATTATGACAGATAACAGTCCCATATCAGATTCATCCCCGGCGAGTTCAACGTCTCTGTAAGTGAAAATTTATCTCTCTAGTATTACCTGATCCATCTATAACATATAATTTGTGCCTGCCAGTTTCTAAAATAATATTCTGCTGATGCTCATTTATAGTTTCTCCTAGATACTCGTCATTTATATACCAGAATATCCTGCTTTCTTGATGTGCATGGGCTAACTCCAAATTAAGCTTTTGATATTCTCCATCTCTATCCCTGGGCAGAAAAATCCTACTACCTTCTTGTGGATACACAAAGTCAATAGGATTATTCTGTTCTAATCCTGGACATTCAGGATTATGTGGAACTAAGCTATAGTCTCTGCCACTATTTCTAAGGTATTTATTAACCCGTGGTGGATAGACTACCCTCTGTACTATTTTCAAATCCTCTCTATCCCAACACAAAGAACAAACTTGCATACTTTCCTCATTGTTAAGATAAAGAATCTGCTCATAGGGTGAATTTACTAAAGGTTTAGCAGATGCAGACGCTAATCTAAATTCAAGTTCAGCAAAGTCTCCTTTCAAAGTATAAGAAGTATTACTAGACACCTTTATCTCCTTTAAATCATATTCAGGCTTCTTGAACCAGGAATTCTTTTTCTCCAGGTGATTAAACACTGTAAAAAGAAGAGGTGCTGCTGAATCAACTCCAGTCATACCCTTGATCTCTCCACCAGCAAAGTTTCCTACCCAAACTGCTATTGTCCAATCAGGAGAAACCCCTACAGCCCAGGCATCACGACTGCCAAAACTGGTACCAGTTTTCCATGCAATAGGAGAACTAGATTGATATTCTCGCCAGTAATATTCCAAACCTGGTCTTTTTACTTCCTTCAAAATATCCAATACTAGATAGGCTGAACCAGCAGATATTAATTGATTAGTACAAGTACTAGAAAGTTCAGAAACTAGATCTATATCTTCCACTTCTAAATCTTTCAAAACAGATATATCTGAAAAATCGCCATAGTTTCCCAAGCCTCTGTATAGTTGGCTCAACTCCCAAAGACTAGTCTCTGACCCACCTAAAATTATAGATAATCCATAATCCTCTGCCTCACGAAATAGAGATTTTGAACCTGCTTCTTCTAAAAAATTATAGAACTTATTTACACTATACTGATAGAGCAAATTTACTGCTGGAGCGTTCAAAGAACGAATCAAAGCTTCATCTGCCTTGACTATGCCATCAAAGCGCCTATTGGCATTATGAGGAGTATAGCCGCCGTAATTTATAGGTATATCCTTGATTCTACTTTCTTGTATTATCAAACCTTCATCCATAGCCAATGCATAAAGAAATGGCTTCAAGGTTGATCCACTAGACCTTCTCATCTGTACACCATCAATTTTACCAAGATTTTCGTTATCATAATAATCATGTGAAGCAAGATAAGCCTTTACCTCTCCCGATTCTGTGTCTGTAATTAATAAAGCTCCATTATTTATCCCCAGTCTATTAATACTTGTCAAGTGGTCCAAAAGCAAATATCTAGCTTTATCTTGTAGTTCTTTATTGATTGTTGTTCTTATAATATTTTCAGACTGACTTCTTCTAAGCCTTTCAGCTAAATGTGGTGCAGATAATGGAAAGGGGTATTGACCTTCAGGCACTTCTTCAGCAATGGCCAATCTATATGTACTTTCATCAATCTCATTAGCCTTGTGAAGACTTAATAATAATTCATCTCTTTTCTTCTTTAGTCTCTCAGGATTTTGCATTGGATTGACATTAGAAGGATTATTGGGCAAAACAGCCAGTGTGGCTGCTTCTGCCCAAGTTAAGTTTTCTGCATCTTTTGCAAAGTACTTCATTGATGCAGTTCTATAACCAATTATATTACTACCATAAGGAGCATGTAAAAGATAGAGATTTAGTATATCATTTTTACTATAATTCATCTCAATTCTAATAGCTTGCATCATTTCCAGTATTTTATTTTTTATTGTTCTTTCTTTTGGCTCCATAAGTCGAGCTAACTGCATGCTTATTGTACTGGCACCACTTATCTTTTCCTTATTCCTTATATTTTGATACAAAGCCCTGCTTAAAGCCAATATATCAATTCCACGATGCTTTTCAAATCTCTTATCCTCAAAATGAGTCACTGCTAATTTCAATCTCTCCGGTATTTCCTTGCCTTCATCTGGGAATATCCATTGTTGATCTCTGTTTAGAAAGATACGTAAATATTGCTCATTTTCATCGAGAACTATAGTGCTATAATTATCTGGAAATATTGCTTCAGGTATTCTACTCATTAATAAAAATATAGTACTCAAGAAAAGAAATATTACTATAAAAGAAGTCAAAACTATACTAGTTCTTTTTATATGCTTAAGCTGCTTAATTATTTTGCTTTGCTTTATTTGCTCTACAAGCTTCATCTAGCTAATACCTCTACCTTTCTACCTTCAGTAGTGACTTTATAATCATTATTATACATTGCTTCTAATAATGTAGGAGGTAAATAAAATTCACCTACTGTGATTGCGTTTATTTTTACTATAAAATCATATGAATGAACAAACCTTTCCATATCAAAAAACCACATTATTCGGTCATCCCTAATATCAAGATATTCTTCTTGATCAAGATGATAATCCTTAGTCCAATCTGGCAGTTCTCCACCTATTAATCTTAGATTTTCTATTTCCCAGCCCGCTGGCAAGATTTGTACAAGAGCTACTTCACTAATATTTATATTTCCTTCTTGACTAACCCGAAAAACAGCATAAAAACTATCTCCCTGTTCTACCTTATCTATCTCTATTTCGTGACCATCTAGATCATAGTAGTTTGTTCTTAAGATTAAGCCACTTTGTTCAGCTTCTATATTATCCCTATAAGGTATCCCTTCCCATTCCAGTGCAAAAAACAGTGGAATATCAGAAGTATTTTCAACACTTATAATTTCTGCAAAACTATTTTCTATAGGGATAATTTCAACTATATCTTGCAGTTCAAAATCTATAATTTCCATATTTGCCAGTCGTATTTTTCCAGTCAATTTATCATCAGTATCTGCAACTACTCCTAAGTATTTAGTCAATGCCAATAAAGAATATGCTGTAGCCTGAGTTGAATACCATTTATCTGAAGACATCTCTTCTGCAATTTCATTATATAAGACTAGCCCCCTTACATTATCTCCAACTACTGTTAATAAATCCAGCATAATAGCCTTATCACGCAGACTAGAACCAAAAGTACCACTAAACTCCAAATAATCCTCTACATCTAAGTCAGTCTCTGCCATTATCTCTTCCCTAATATCCTCATATCCTAAAAGCTGATAAGCAGCAGCTAAATAAAATTTAGCAGTGTTGCTCATATCTTCTAATTCACTTTCACGCATATAGT is from Halanaerobiaceae bacterium ANBcell28 and encodes:
- the pbpC gene encoding penicillin-binding protein 1C, which gives rise to MKLVEQIKQSKIIKQLKHIKRTSIVLTSFIVIFLFLSTIFLLMSRIPEAIFPDNYSTIVLDENEQYLRIFLNRDQQWIFPDEGKEIPERLKLAVTHFEDKRFEKHRGIDILALSRALYQNIRNKEKISGASTISMQLARLMEPKERTIKNKILEMMQAIRIEMNYSKNDILNLYLLHAPYGSNIIGYRTASMKYFAKDAENLTWAEAATLAVLPNNPSNVNPMQNPERLKKKRDELLLSLHKANEIDESTYRLAIAEEVPEGQYPFPLSAPHLAERLRRSQSENIIRTTINKELQDKARYLLLDHLTSINRLGINNGALLITDTESGEVKAYLASHDYYDNENLGKIDGVQMRRSSGSTLKPFLYALAMDEGLIIQESRIKDIPINYGGYTPHNANRRFDGIVKADEALIRSLNAPAVNLLYQYSVNKFYNFLEEAGSKSLFREAEDYGLSIILGGSETSLWELSQLYRGLGNYGDFSDISVLKDLEVEDIDLVSELSSTCTNQLISAGSAYLVLDILKEVKRPGLEYYWREYQSSSPIAWKTGTSFGSRDAWAVGVSPDWTIAVWVGNFAGGEIKGMTGVDSAAPLLFTVFNHLEKKNSWFKKPEYDLKEIKVSSNTSYTLKGDFAELEFRLASASAKPLVNSPYEQILYLNNEESMQVCSLCWDREDLKIVQRVVYPPRVNKYLRNSGRDYSLVPHNPECPGLEQNNPIDFVYPQEGSRIFLPRDRDGEYQKLNLELAHAHQESRIFWYINDEYLGETINEHQQNIILETGRHKLYVIDGSGNTREINFHLQRR
- a CDS encoding CPBP family intramembrane glutamic endopeptidase, producing the protein MEHFKNIVWIIAKLVLVYFFSIMVSLLIGIPIGLIIFELSEAGRELSVENEMFINIIIGNLAMIIGIFIVYKIFEKRSNLSIGWKDDDLVNKGIEGSLWGIFLITIPFLFVLLLGGIQILSVGFNLAVLKNLAIGVLLFLLVAISEELLVRGYIQGLIKQKYGVKAAIIAGSLIFALLHIFNPNILQSPIPLIVLFIAGILFGVSREVTGSLWVPIGIHFTWNLFQGHIYGFEVSGGEFGPTVFEIERIGHQLINGGPFGLEGSIVTTIFLILAIYLHYWVYVEWKRKKKGQ